CTTTTCATATGAACTACAGTGACCATGCGCTTTTCAATGTATTTTATTTATAGGCTGTCCTTGTTCTCATTGTGCAGGGTTGGCCGGTTGGGACATTGCGCCTGCACTTCCTTTGTTCCTTGGTTGGCCATTGCTGACCTGCTGAAGACAACACGTTGTACAAGAAGTTATGCATGCTTTGGGGAAGTGAGCACGGCCTCCTCCACTGAAGACTTTGTCTTATTGGGACCATGCAATTTTCAGGATGGATGGTATCTCATTGTACTCAGTATGGCTTTGAGTCCAGAATCATGGAGCTGAGTGTTTGTATCTTTGTAACGTGGAATTAATCTTGCAGGGTTAAATTGGGGGGACAATCCTTCTGGTCTTAGCTGTTTAATTCATGGTAATTGTATGTGGAAGATGTGTCCAGCTGTCCAATGTATAATCATATTCCTTTAAGAGTTGCTGGAACGTTTTTGTATGGTTGTGCTTTATACAAAATTCAGCGATGTTTTGGCCAAAACTTGTAATCAGCCATACTGTGTagacatattttttttttttgggggggggggggggggggtgagggtGCTCTGTGCCCTGGAGATGTACCTTGCAGAGCCGTTTGGGTGTATCTTTTTGACGGTTCTATAGAAAAAAATTGCTGTTGTAGTTTAGGTTTGGTATTGGCATGAGATGAGCGCAACGCGGAAGTATGGTGCGGCTGTTTTGTTTAGCCTATTGCCAGGCAGATGGAGTTTTTAACGTAGCTGTTTTTGTGTTTAAGCCACGAAACTGATTGGATTGACGATGCCTGTTGCCTTGTACTAGTATTATACATTGACCGACTAGTCTTGAGATGCTGACCTGGCCTCGTGGCTGCTTGTCCGGTGTGGCGGTCACTCATCAGCAGATGTAAACGGACTGTCGAGGAGGAATCTTTGGGTGTCGAGGTGGTCGCTATCAGCGGGGAGTCTGGGTGGGTCATGTATGTTAATATGTACTATGAATGAATTATGATGACAATGATGGCGCGAACCTGGACGGATTATGGCCAACCCATGTGGTTGGCTGGCGTCTACCCGTAATCCATCAAttttaattcatttttttttgaacgaacggcactcgacgagtgcgtttctattgatatagcagaaaaataTAAGATTATGTCCCTGGAAAGCCATAATCaggcaacaaaaagaaaaaaaagaccaCATAGAAACAAACCGGCGGGTTGGATTGGGGTATCAACACGCGCCAAACTTAACACTACTCAACAACTCAGACCGGTCGGATTGGGGCATCGACGCAGCCGCACAACATCTCTAATGTCGATCTCTGCCTGGTTTGGAAAAAATCCACGCGACAAATGCAGCAGAAACAGAGCCCGCAACACCCACCAAACCATCCACACTCATGTAGTTATCGAGAACCTCCAAACGTGATCCTGCGTCGACTAGGAACTGAAAGATGCGGACCGCACCACACCGGGAAGACCACTGCCATGCAGGATCCACCGCCGCCATGCCATTGCAACACCACTCTCCACCTGACGGAGTGATACCACCAAAACCGGACCTTTTGAAGGCTGCCTCGCAATCACCACCACAATAACACAACGCGCGGGGGGTCTCGCCACTTCCGCCGTTGGACCTCGTTCTCGTCGCCTTGAAGAAACACCCTGCGCGGGGGCCTTGCCACGCCCGCCATAGTACTCCACGCCACGATTCCGTCTCCTTTATCGCCGTCGAGGTGGTGAGCAAAGTTGCCCCACATCCCCAGATATCCATCAAAACCGATCCACCGTCGCAGGCCGACCTCACCTACTTGCTTCACCCGCGCACATGACCTCAACCGTCATGCCAGCAATCCGAAGAAGTCGCTTGCGCCATCTTCCGACAATTTTAATTCGTGGGCAAACAAAGGAAGGTTTTAGATTGTTCTCGAGTCGATGTGCTGTGCATTTCTAACTGCAAGTGTTTTACAGTATCTCGTACCTCTGCGATACAGTAGAAGTAAGCAAAGCGAAAAGATTTGAcctggtctctctctctctctgaatgTGACATGAGAGAGACTGCCGGCGTCAGCTGTGACGTGTGGGAGCAACGTGTGAGCGGGTGGGGAGTCAAAGATGCGGACGCGACTATTCACAGGCCAAAGCAAAGCCGCCGGCATGGAGTGGGGAGGAACAGACAGGAAGGTAGGTAGGTAGGATGGCTGCTCGTGCCGCGCCCGCCGGCTCATCACCCACCGGTCGTTTGCTCCCACGGACGGCCGTAGGAGGGCCACGTGGCACCAGAATTAGTCGGAATGAGCGAAGCAGCGTTTGTTTTCCGGGAAGCATAGCTGGCAACTGGCAACACGGCGGCAGGCAGTATAAAAAGTGAGCGAGCGATCACGCGCAGTTCCcgtctgctctctctctctctcttttcgtccgtcgcctgctgctgcttcccCGTCCGGCGGTTTCATTCGCGATCGTTGCTTCTCCGATCCATCACGTATTGACATGGCGGCGGAGGCCAAGCACTTCAAGTACGtcatcctcggcggcggcgtcgcggcggtcAGTGCCCACCACAACCTCCCCTCTCTGCGGATCCTTAATAGGAATGGATTCCATTCGCGATTCGATTCTCTCCCCGCACCCGTTCGTCCGATCGATCACCAATTCACCACCACCATAACAGAAAAGTCTCATCTCGCAGGGGTACGCGGCGAGGGAGTTCGGCAAGCAGGGCGTCAACCCCGGCGACCTCGCCATCATCTCCAAGGAACCCGTACGTATTATTACCTGCTCTGCTGCTCCCCATCCCCCCTCCGCCGTGTCGCGATCGAATCATTATTAGAGCATGAAATTTCTCGTAAGGTGCTTCTTCGATTTAGTTTCGGCTGGACAAATTGCTAGACGGATCGGAGGAACCTGCTGGCGCTGCTCCATCGGTACGGTAGTTGAAACAAGCGGAGGAGAGGAACCCGTTTTTTCGCTTGTTTCTCTATCTATCTGTATACACCAGAGAACGAATTGAATTGGACACCTGGATGAAATTCCGCACCATGTTCCTTCAACCCATCCTCACCAACGTTTCTTCTGCTGTTTGCTGGCAAGCCGGAGAGATTTCAGACCAACTGAACAAGATGCCAACAACAGCCGGCTCCTTAGCCGACATGCTTGTGTGCAGCTGATCGATCACCCACCGAAATGCTTTTCTGCTGAGATGCCTCTGCCTGCTTAACCCGATCACTCTACGCTTTGACCTTTCAGGTGGCCCCGTACGAGCGCCCCGCACTCAGCAAGGGATACCTCTTCCCTCAGAGTAAGCCCTGAAAGCAAAATGCAGAGCACTGCATTACCACCCACTCTGTTTTCTGACCATCCTTCCCCCGCTTACTGATCAACGGATGCTTGTCCTGTCAAACAGATGCCGCAAGACTGCCTGGGTTCCACACGTGTGTGGGGAGCGGCGGAGAGAGGCTACTTCCTGAATGGTACTCAGAGAAAGGTAAGCTTTCTCGTTTGATCAACACTGCTGTACTTGCAGTATGTTATTTTAGATAAAAACAGTTGCTTTTGCACTCAGCTGCGACTATGATATACATGTTTAAGATGCATTGCATGCCGAATTGTGCGGGCTTAATAACTGGGGAAATGTTcatcctcaagatcaaagtttgctttatttattttgttcttCGAGATCCTCTGAACTGAATACAGCACTGGCAGCAAACATGATACTCCATGTCTGGCCTCTGGACTCTGTTTGACATCTTCAACAACAATGTGTGGAAATCATTACTTTTTCACAGTTCTGAACATGCGCTGATTATGTTTATTTTCAGGCATTGAGCTGATCCTGAGCACTGAGATTGTGAAGGCTGACCTTGCCTCCAAGACCCTAACAAGTGCAGCTGGGGCAAACTTTACATATGAGACCTTGCTCATTGCTACTGGCTCCTCGGTGAGTCGTCAGTTGCAATCCTTCTCTTTAAATATAAAATGTCTGcttttatgcaaattttttaGTGCCAACTTGCTATTTTTTGCCTTATCTGATCACTCATGACATTTATTCTGTTCGCGCGCTCAGGTCATAAAGCTCACGGACTTTGGCGTTCAGGGAGCAGAATCCAACAACATATTGTATCTAAGGGATATTGCCGATGCGGACAAGTTGGTCGCAGCTATGCAAGCAAAGAAGGATGGAAAGGCTGTGATTGTTGGAGGTGGTTACATAGGGCTTGAGCTTAGTGCAGCCTTGAAAATGAACAACTTTGATGTCACTATGGTGTACCCTGAACCCTGGTGCAGTAAGTCTCGTTAACCTGGAAACTTATCAGGCATGTTGTATTTTCTAATCTAAAGCAATCGCTGAACTTTTCTTTACATGCTGAATCTGAACTCTTGTAGTGCCCCGTCTCTTCACCTCCGGTATCGCTCATTTCTATGAGGGCTACTACTCTAACAAAGGAATCAAGATTGTGAAGGGCACAGTTGCTGCTGGCTTCGAAGCTGATGCCAATGGAGATGTGAGCATTGAACCATCTGCAAATtcagtttcatagtgtttaatCTGAATCTGAAGGTTAACGTTCATCTGTATCAATGACAGGTCACTGCAGTGAAGCTGAAGGATGGAAGAGTACTGGAAGCTGacattgttgttgttggcgtCGGCGGCAGGCCATTGACGGCTCTCTTCAAGGGTAAACTTGCAGAGGAGAAAGGTGGACTCAAGGTCAGCTCACTTGTTGTTTTACGTACCTTCATTCAGTAGAAGCCACAAGCAGAGAGCAGACTCCTGTAGTCCTGTTGTGTGTTGATCTCTTGTTGTGCCTTCTGTGACCTGACTTTTCCCCCCCTTTATTTCAGACGGATGCATTCTTCGAGACAAGCGTTCCGGGAGTATACGCCATCGGCGACGTGGCCACCTTCCCTCTGAAGCTCTACAACGAGCAGCGGCGAGTGGAGCACGTGGACCACGCCCGGAAGTCAGCCGAGCAGGCCGTGCGGGCGATCAAGGCCAAGGAGTCCGGCGAGCCGGTGCCCGAGTACGACTACCTGCCCTACTTCTACTCCCGCTCGTTCGACATCGCGTGGCAGTTCTACGGCGACAACGTCGGCGACGACGTGCTGTTCGGCGACAACGACCCGGCCTCGGCCAACCACAAGTTCGGGAGCTACTGGGTCAAGGACGGCAAGGTCGTCGGCGTGTTCCTCGAGGGTGGGTCGGCTGAGGAGAACCAGGCCATCGCCAGGGTCGCCAGGACCCAGCCGCCGGTGGCCAACGTCGAGGCGCTCAAGACCGAGGGGCTGGAGTTCGCTACCAAAGCCTGATCAAGCAATTCGGCAGATGtaacaaaaacaaaattaattagAGACTGCCAATTTGAGCATGTATATTTCTTGGCAATTCTGCTTTGAGCTTTTCACATCACTCGGTGCTTCTTAGTAGTTCAAATAGTTGCTAGTCCGCACTACCTAATAATCTGGGCTTCTGATCGTGATGTGTTTTGGTGAATATCTTATTCTTATCGCCATCTTTCTAATGGGCTCAGCAGCTGCTGGAGATTCCGACAGGAGGAAATCATGCTCACCCCATGAAAGCAACCAGTTTAAAAGCACCTGAGGATGCCTAGCTAGATCTTCCTG
The Panicum virgatum strain AP13 chromosome 6N, P.virgatum_v5, whole genome shotgun sequence genome window above contains:
- the LOC120677744 gene encoding monodehydroascorbate reductase 4, cytosolic gives rise to the protein MAAEAKHFKYVILGGGVAAGYAAREFGKQGVNPGDLAIISKEPVAPYERPALSKGYLFPQNAARLPGFHTCVGSGGERLLPEWYSEKGIELILSTEIVKADLASKTLTSAAGANFTYETLLIATGSSVIKLTDFGVQGAESNNILYLRDIADADKLVAAMQAKKDGKAVIVGGGYIGLELSAALKMNNFDVTMVYPEPWCMPRLFTSGIAHFYEGYYSNKGIKIVKGTVAAGFEADANGDVTAVKLKDGRVLEADIVVVGVGGRPLTALFKGKLAEEKGGLKTDAFFETSVPGVYAIGDVATFPLKLYNEQRRVEHVDHARKSAEQAVRAIKAKESGEPVPEYDYLPYFYSRSFDIAWQFYGDNVGDDVLFGDNDPASANHKFGSYWVKDGKVVGVFLEGGSAEENQAIARVARTQPPVANVEALKTEGLEFATKA